One segment of Candidatus Neomarinimicrobiota bacterium DNA contains the following:
- a CDS encoding electron transfer flavoprotein subunit alpha/FixB family protein, with amino-acid sequence MDILVVLEQKNGTMHRASMEAIAAGQSLAKDLGQTVSVLAMGEEISQMAQAAATKDVSEVLTAEHSLLKDYSAEGYTKVLTQVIKAESPNYVIMGHTYMVRDFLPKVSASLGRPLIVDNIAYRIEEDTTVFIRQVFAGKLVADVRPTGDPPYLVTFQSAAFQEDAVAEGSGATVRPVEVNLEPDNITTTSEEPFQETTTTVDLTSAKVIVSIGRGIGKEENLPIVKSLAEAFGGQIASSRPVVDAGWLPPYHQVGSSGQTVAPTLYLALGISGAIQHVIGMKGSKNVVVINKDPEAPLFEIADYGVVGDILEIIPKLTEAVQAA; translated from the coding sequence ATGGATATTCTAGTCGTACTGGAACAGAAGAACGGCACTATGCACAGGGCAAGCATGGAAGCCATTGCGGCAGGCCAGTCTCTGGCGAAGGATCTGGGGCAGACTGTTTCGGTTCTAGCCATGGGAGAAGAGATCAGCCAGATGGCCCAGGCGGCCGCAACCAAGGATGTGTCGGAAGTTCTCACGGCAGAGCACTCTCTGCTGAAAGATTATTCGGCGGAAGGTTATACAAAAGTTCTCACTCAAGTTATCAAAGCAGAATCGCCAAACTACGTTATCATGGGTCACACTTACATGGTACGCGATTTTCTGCCAAAAGTGAGTGCCTCTTTAGGCCGGCCGCTGATTGTTGACAACATCGCTTATCGGATCGAAGAAGACACAACCGTTTTTATAAGACAGGTTTTTGCCGGCAAACTGGTGGCCGATGTCCGCCCGACAGGTGATCCCCCATATCTGGTGACGTTTCAATCAGCAGCTTTTCAGGAAGATGCTGTAGCGGAGGGCAGTGGCGCCACGGTGCGGCCGGTAGAGGTAAATCTTGAACCCGACAATATCACTACCACTTCGGAAGAACCGTTTCAGGAAACGACGACCACGGTCGATCTAACCAGCGCCAAAGTTATCGTCTCCATTGGACGGGGAATCGGAAAGGAAGAAAACCTTCCTATCGTCAAATCGCTGGCGGAAGCTTTTGGCGGACAAATTGCATCCTCGAGGCCTGTGGTGGACGCAGGGTGGCTACCACCCTATCATCAGGTGGGAAGCTCGGGTCAGACGGTGGCGCCGACACTCTATCTTGCGCTGGGCATCTCCGGCGCGATACAGCATGTGATCGGAATGAAAGGTTCCAAGAACGTGGTGGTCATCAACAAGGATCCGGAGGCACCGCTGTTCGAGATCGCTGACTATGGCGTGGTAGGTGATATACTGGAGATTATCCCCAAGTTGACTGAAGCCGTTCAGGCAGCCTAG
- a CDS encoding electron transfer flavoprotein subunit beta/FixA family protein, whose amino-acid sequence MKICVLTKQVPSADSPLKLNGEGNWIVEENVSFAINESDTYALEEALLIKEQTGDGEVVVASLGPQRAQRGIREGLAKGADRGIHIEELLPYTSDPFLTATIFANALRDESFDLILTGLQSDDLGLGQVGVLLGEMLGMSTATLVIGTEISETTARVKRELEGGWFQWTTLKMPASISIQSGINTPRYPSLKGIMGAKKKEIRSVTREEVTGGVEILQTLEKIYVPQKVKRTEMIEGETDQVVAKLIDVFKRDIKVL is encoded by the coding sequence ATGAAAATCTGTGTTCTGACCAAGCAAGTTCCCAGTGCAGACTCGCCACTCAAGCTCAACGGAGAAGGTAACTGGATAGTAGAAGAAAACGTCTCCTTTGCCATCAATGAATCCGACACATATGCCCTTGAGGAGGCGTTACTTATCAAGGAACAAACGGGAGACGGTGAAGTGGTAGTAGCAAGCCTTGGTCCGCAGCGCGCCCAGCGAGGGATTCGTGAAGGACTGGCGAAGGGAGCAGACAGAGGCATTCATATCGAAGAATTACTCCCCTACACTTCTGACCCTTTCCTAACTGCAACCATTTTTGCAAACGCTCTCAGGGACGAGAGTTTTGATCTTATCCTTACCGGCCTTCAGTCAGACGATCTGGGATTGGGACAGGTGGGTGTCCTGCTAGGAGAGATGCTGGGCATGTCAACCGCTACACTTGTCATAGGGACTGAGATCTCTGAGACCACCGCCCGCGTAAAGCGCGAGCTGGAGGGTGGCTGGTTTCAGTGGACGACGCTGAAGATGCCAGCATCAATCTCCATCCAATCGGGCATTAACACTCCCAGGTATCCATCGCTGAAAGGGATAATGGGCGCAAAGAAAAAGGAAATCCGTTCTGTCACCCGGGAGGAAGTCACCGGCGGCGTAGAGATATTACAGACTCTCGAGAAAATCTATGTCCCTCAAAAAGTAAAACGGACTGAGATGATAGAAGGAGAGACAGATCAGGTCGTCGCCAAACTGATTGATGTTTTCAAACGTGATATAAAGGTTTTATAG
- a CDS encoding DUF5916 domain-containing protein, with product MRYSLTKEIIVLLVLSGQLAAENADSVDPAELPLKTTRAVRISTPPVIDGDLSDAVWQEAQPVTDLIQVEPENLVPPTESTEVRILYDDENLYVAFRNFDSQPDRIMKRLARRDDWMEAADANADWIGVALDTQDDNRTGYVFIVNAAGVKMDLYISDDENYDGLWDAVWDAQVATDEAGWSVEFELPFSIFQFSSAPEQTWGLELNRMIYRKQEWHEWPGKPRGVKGIVSRYGTLTGLSNIPPSKKIEALPYVLGGRFMGDESSLTRNTGLDVKYRVASNTTASLTINPDFGQVEADPSVLNLTAFETFYPEKRPFFVEGGSFFTPQIGEEIQGWLEGSHMIAPIRLFHSRRIGKTPDYFAPSEDSLQSSPEATTILAAAKVIGKLPSGFAYGLIESVTDKEMGITENGEEFLLEPYSNYFIGRVENPIFNRVSTIGAMVTDVRREGGEAASTAAVDWRWRFINSQFTFAGQAAASRRGANDGYATQVRLAYDDPKWWNINLIGTWYGDGFDINDMGFLQRVGVWAVRAGGGVRKQDPWGPFQNNSLGIALFHYSRTDGISLARRIEINQFNLLKSFWEFGFGGQILLPSHDDGDLFKHEDAWIIQRPGGFRFFAFFHTDPRKRIVFEGSLFGGRRTTGSWGNVQQFSLTVNPTDYLRLSVGMMHWNDLNYEYYVGVTEDSGNIHRIYSPLAQELTDITIRANWTFSPDLSLQMYLQPFLVAGNYYDFKELLRPKTLEFAQFDGDVYDPSFEMQNNIGTFVLRWEYLPGSTLFVVYNLNDSNYRSESDSDWFTSQSNTLFIKLNYWFQT from the coding sequence ATGAGATATTCGTTAACAAAAGAAATCATTGTGCTACTTGTACTGTCGGGACAGCTGGCGGCTGAGAATGCCGATTCTGTCGATCCCGCTGAGCTGCCGCTCAAGACGACCAGAGCCGTCCGCATTTCGACTCCGCCTGTCATTGACGGCGATCTCAGTGACGCCGTATGGCAGGAAGCTCAACCGGTCACCGATCTGATTCAGGTGGAGCCGGAGAATCTGGTGCCGCCTACAGAAAGTACCGAAGTGAGAATCCTGTATGATGATGAGAATCTCTACGTAGCCTTCCGCAACTTCGATTCACAGCCGGATCGGATCATGAAGCGTCTGGCCCGCAGGGATGATTGGATGGAGGCGGCCGACGCAAATGCTGACTGGATCGGCGTCGCGCTGGATACACAGGACGACAATCGCACGGGATACGTGTTTATCGTGAACGCCGCCGGGGTCAAGATGGATCTTTACATTTCTGATGACGAAAATTATGACGGATTGTGGGACGCGGTTTGGGATGCGCAGGTGGCTACTGATGAAGCGGGGTGGAGTGTGGAGTTTGAGCTGCCGTTTTCCATTTTCCAGTTCAGTTCAGCGCCGGAACAGACTTGGGGTCTTGAACTCAACCGGATGATCTACAGAAAGCAGGAGTGGCACGAATGGCCCGGCAAGCCGCGCGGCGTCAAAGGGATCGTCTCCCGCTACGGCACATTGACGGGATTGAGTAATATTCCACCATCAAAAAAGATTGAAGCTCTACCGTACGTCCTGGGAGGGCGCTTTATGGGTGATGAGTCATCACTCACAAGGAATACCGGTCTAGACGTAAAGTATAGAGTTGCCAGCAACACAACGGCGTCTTTAACCATCAATCCTGATTTTGGCCAGGTGGAGGCCGACCCGTCAGTACTTAATCTTACCGCCTTTGAGACTTTCTATCCAGAGAAACGACCATTTTTTGTGGAAGGCGGATCGTTCTTTACACCACAGATCGGTGAGGAGATTCAGGGTTGGCTTGAAGGGTCGCACATGATTGCGCCCATTCGTCTGTTTCATTCGCGACGGATAGGGAAGACACCGGACTATTTCGCGCCGTCTGAAGACTCGCTCCAGAGCAGTCCTGAAGCGACCACCATTCTGGCCGCCGCCAAGGTTATCGGTAAACTCCCTTCGGGATTTGCATACGGCCTGATCGAAAGTGTCACTGATAAGGAGATGGGTATAACGGAGAACGGGGAGGAGTTCTTGCTTGAACCATACAGCAACTACTTCATCGGCCGGGTCGAAAATCCGATCTTTAACCGTGTTTCCACTATCGGCGCCATGGTGACCGACGTGCGGCGGGAGGGGGGTGAAGCCGCATCTACGGCAGCTGTTGACTGGCGCTGGCGGTTCATCAACAGCCAGTTTACCTTTGCCGGACAGGCAGCTGCTTCACGCAGAGGTGCAAACGATGGATATGCGACCCAGGTTCGTCTTGCCTACGACGATCCCAAGTGGTGGAATATAAACCTCATCGGTACATGGTACGGCGACGGCTTTGACATCAACGACATGGGATTCCTGCAGAGAGTGGGCGTATGGGCAGTGCGTGCCGGCGGCGGGGTGAGGAAACAAGATCCCTGGGGACCTTTTCAGAATAACAGCCTCGGGATCGCTCTTTTCCACTATTCCCGGACTGACGGCATCTCGCTGGCAAGGCGCATTGAAATCAATCAGTTCAACTTGCTCAAGAGTTTTTGGGAGTTTGGTTTCGGCGGTCAGATTCTGTTGCCGTCACATGACGATGGTGATCTTTTCAAGCACGAAGATGCGTGGATCATCCAACGCCCCGGTGGATTCAGGTTCTTTGCCTTTTTCCATACCGATCCGCGCAAACGAATCGTTTTTGAAGGCTCCCTATTCGGCGGCAGAAGGACGACGGGAAGCTGGGGAAATGTGCAACAATTCTCGCTGACGGTCAATCCCACGGACTATCTGCGCCTCTCGGTCGGAATGATGCACTGGAACGATCTGAACTACGAGTATTACGTCGGCGTTACTGAAGACAGCGGCAACATTCACCGCATCTACTCGCCACTGGCGCAAGAGCTTACAGACATCACCATCCGAGCAAACTGGACTTTTTCGCCGGATCTGTCTCTCCAGATGTATTTGCAGCCGTTTCTCGTCGCAGGAAATTACTACGATTTCAAGGAACTGCTCAGACCGAAGACACTCGAATTTGCTCAGTTTGACGGCGATGTCTACGATCCTAGTTTTGAAATGCAGAACAACATTGGCACATTTGTCTTACGGTGGGAATATCTCCCCGGCAGCACCCTGTTTGTTGTCTACAATCTAAACGATTCGAACTACCGCTCAGAGTCCGATAGTGACTGGTTTACATCTCAGTCCAATACCCTCTTTATCAAACTCAACTATTGGTTTCAGACGTAG
- a CDS encoding DUF5916 domain-containing protein gives MKSSITFLISFLLASGLSAGDSSLSTIDPASLVFKRIIAVRTAVPPRIDGELTDPVWLDAVPITDFHQIDPMDLGVPTEKTEVRILYDDDNFYVSFSSFDENPEKIVARLARRDTWIGTGLTGGGGRRRSPESIAVNSSDWVGLALDTRDDNRTAYNFIINAAGSKVDAYIYDDERYDRSWDGVWDAQVKITNEGWVAEFRLPFSMFNFPHTEDLTWGVTLKRFIFRKQERMEWPGKKRGVQGNVSRFGVLKGLSHVPPPKQIELIPYGLGGYHADGDDQLTRSAGVDLEYGLASNTTLNLTLNPDFGQVEADPSVLNLTAFETFYDEKRPFFVEGASFFENPSPSFEGRLFHSRRLGKEPGYFSPAEESIVTQPEATTILGAAKLLGKTSSGLEFGVVEAVTDEEYGTLEYMPNDTTVVRERFLLEPYTNHFVGRLRKPIINDLSTIGLMLTDQRRQGGQTASTGAVDWRLKFLDNRVSLIGQIMMSQTGVTRGGAGRLYLAYDDPAWWNVNLRSSWYDDDFDLNDLGYLKRAGVRSLGANLSFRRQDPWGPLLRGNLRFGYELAARTDGTVLDSEAEMYLNGTTLSYWSLGLFTKYTLPAFSDDDTFKDSRAWIIRESPGYQGFVWLRTDNRKWISLNPSVGFGRRESGNWGYRFSLGMTVRPSQNLSATVRGVIAIKETNDEWIGVEDVDGGNEIIYANSSQQTQDITLRLNWAFSPDLSFQVYFQPFKADVDYFGYKSLSAPKTLDFEAYDYADDPDFRLNNTVGTFVWRWEYLPGSTLYVVYNLNDLNTFSSSEGSWDPSKSNTLFIKLNYWFQV, from the coding sequence ATGAAATCGTCTATCACTTTTCTGATTTCATTCCTTCTGGCATCCGGTTTGTCGGCGGGCGATTCGTCTCTCTCCACGATTGATCCCGCGTCGCTCGTATTCAAGCGCATCATTGCCGTCCGAACGGCTGTACCGCCGAGAATTGATGGCGAACTTACCGATCCTGTTTGGCTAGATGCTGTTCCCATCACCGATTTCCACCAGATAGACCCCATGGACTTGGGGGTGCCTACCGAAAAGACAGAGGTTCGCATTCTCTACGATGATGATAATTTTTATGTCAGTTTCAGCAGTTTCGATGAAAATCCTGAGAAGATTGTAGCCCGTCTGGCCAGAAGAGATACCTGGATCGGTACGGGATTAACCGGTGGTGGTGGAAGGAGACGCTCACCGGAGTCTATCGCCGTGAATAGTTCCGACTGGGTCGGCTTAGCCCTGGATACGCGTGATGATAACCGGACAGCCTACAACTTTATTATCAATGCTGCCGGTTCAAAAGTTGACGCTTACATCTACGATGATGAACGATACGATCGTTCGTGGGATGGGGTGTGGGATGCTCAGGTAAAGATCACTAATGAAGGGTGGGTGGCAGAATTTCGCCTCCCCTTTTCCATGTTCAACTTTCCCCATACCGAGGATCTTACTTGGGGAGTCACTCTGAAGCGGTTCATATTCCGTAAACAGGAACGGATGGAATGGCCCGGGAAGAAGCGGGGCGTTCAGGGGAATGTTTCCAGATTCGGCGTTCTGAAGGGGCTAAGCCATGTTCCTCCTCCCAAGCAGATTGAACTGATCCCCTATGGTCTTGGCGGCTATCACGCAGATGGTGATGACCAGTTGACTAGGAGCGCTGGCGTCGATCTGGAGTATGGCCTCGCCAGCAACACTACGCTGAATCTTACCCTCAATCCGGATTTCGGTCAGGTGGAAGCTGACCCGTCAGTACTTAATCTGACAGCCTTCGAAACGTTTTACGATGAAAAGCGACCGTTCTTTGTTGAGGGGGCGTCGTTCTTTGAGAATCCGAGTCCGAGTTTCGAGGGGCGCTTATTTCACTCCCGCCGTTTGGGGAAAGAACCAGGGTATTTTTCGCCCGCGGAAGAGTCAATTGTGACCCAGCCTGAAGCAACTACTATCTTGGGCGCGGCGAAACTGTTGGGCAAGACGTCATCGGGACTGGAGTTTGGAGTTGTAGAAGCTGTGACAGATGAAGAGTACGGTACGCTGGAGTACATGCCGAATGATACCACTGTAGTTCGGGAAAGATTCCTCTTGGAACCGTACACCAATCATTTCGTCGGCCGGCTGCGTAAGCCAATAATAAATGACTTGTCCACCATCGGCTTGATGCTGACTGATCAGAGGCGGCAAGGCGGTCAGACCGCTTCTACGGGCGCTGTCGATTGGCGACTGAAATTTCTTGATAATCGTGTCAGTTTGATCGGACAGATAATGATGTCTCAGACAGGTGTTACCAGGGGCGGTGCCGGACGACTATACCTGGCTTATGATGATCCTGCCTGGTGGAATGTAAATCTGAGAAGTTCCTGGTATGATGACGATTTTGATCTGAATGACCTCGGCTACCTGAAGCGTGCCGGTGTTAGATCGCTGGGAGCTAATCTGAGTTTCAGAAGACAGGATCCCTGGGGCCCCCTTCTCAGAGGTAACCTCAGGTTCGGTTACGAGTTGGCCGCCAGGACGGATGGGACCGTGTTAGATAGTGAGGCTGAAATGTATCTCAACGGCACCACACTCAGCTACTGGTCTCTCGGCCTTTTTACAAAGTATACGCTTCCGGCCTTCAGCGATGATGACACGTTTAAGGATTCGAGGGCGTGGATCATCAGGGAATCGCCCGGCTACCAAGGGTTTGTCTGGCTGCGGACTGACAATCGGAAGTGGATTTCTCTGAATCCCTCTGTCGGCTTCGGCAGAAGGGAAAGCGGAAATTGGGGCTATAGATTTTCTCTGGGGATGACAGTCCGTCCGTCCCAGAACCTGAGCGCCACGGTACGCGGTGTGATAGCAATCAAGGAGACAAACGATGAGTGGATCGGCGTAGAGGATGTGGATGGCGGAAATGAGATTATCTATGCCAATTCATCTCAACAGACGCAGGACATCACGCTGAGGCTGAACTGGGCATTTTCACCGGATCTCTCTTTTCAGGTCTATTTCCAGCCGTTCAAAGCTGATGTCGATTATTTCGGCTATAAATCACTCTCAGCGCCAAAGACACTCGATTTTGAAGCGTACGATTATGCTGACGATCCCGACTTCAGGTTGAACAATACAGTGGGGACTTTTGTCTGGAGGTGGGAGTATCTTCCGGGCAGTACGCTTTACGTTGTTTACAACCTCAACGATTTGAATACCTTCTCCTCCTCCGAGGGAAGCTGGGATCCCTCTAAGTCAAATACCCTCTTTATAAAGCTGAACTACTGGTTTCAGGTTTAG
- a CDS encoding dCMP deaminase family protein: MSNDRVSWEQYFMNIAGEVASRSTCDRKHVGAVIVRDKVILSTGYNGSLRGLPHCDEVGHEMENGHCVRTIHAEANAIVQAARNGINISDAEIYVSASPCYTCFKMIANSGIRKVYYGEFYRDERIKEHAAEIGIELIHLDG, encoded by the coding sequence ATGAGCAACGATCGCGTAAGCTGGGAGCAGTACTTCATGAATATCGCTGGCGAAGTTGCCAGTCGCTCCACCTGTGATCGCAAACATGTGGGGGCGGTAATTGTAAGAGACAAAGTGATCCTCTCTACCGGTTACAACGGCAGTCTGCGCGGCCTTCCCCACTGCGATGAGGTCGGTCATGAGATGGAAAACGGTCACTGTGTCCGCACCATCCACGCCGAAGCAAACGCCATCGTTCAGGCCGCCAGAAACGGTATCAATATAAGCGATGCCGAAATCTATGTGAGCGCCAGTCCGTGCTACACCTGCTTCAAGATGATCGCAAATAGCGGCATTCGGAAGGTCTACTACGGCGAGTTCTACAGAGACGAGAGGATCAAGGAGCACGCGGCTGAAATCGGCATAGAATTGATCCACCTGGACGGCTAG
- a CDS encoding DUF2480 family protein, translated as METIHLDDFLHEGVIKEKIFREKVAEIDWAQYQNKRVLIRGCADVPVPTWAFLIITARLAKHVERIYFGELRSAVKIFVRDSHTK; from the coding sequence GTGGAAACAATTCATCTGGATGATTTCCTCCACGAAGGTGTAATAAAGGAAAAAATCTTCCGGGAAAAGGTTGCTGAGATCGACTGGGCACAGTATCAAAACAAGCGAGTGTTGATTCGCGGCTGTGCAGATGTGCCCGTTCCCACCTGGGCGTTCCTGATCATCACAGCTCGTCTGGCCAAACACGTAGAACGGATCTACTTCGGGGAGTTGCGTTCAGCCGTCAAGATCTTTGTAAGAGATTCCCACACCAAATGA
- a CDS encoding iron-sulfur cluster assembly accessory protein → MTEQIATQDKILEGITITGKAAERLLQIRTDIDGEYLRASVTGGGCSGLNYGIAWDDKVGEYDKIFESSGIRIVVDLQALLYLKGMKIDFSSDLLSGGFKFVNPNASRTCGCGTSFSV, encoded by the coding sequence ATGACGGAACAGATAGCTACTCAAGACAAAATCCTGGAAGGCATCACGATTACCGGGAAGGCTGCCGAACGGCTACTGCAGATTAGAACGGATATAGACGGAGAATATCTCCGCGCCTCCGTGACTGGTGGCGGCTGTTCCGGACTCAACTACGGCATCGCGTGGGACGATAAAGTTGGAGAATACGATAAAATATTCGAAAGTAGCGGTATTAGAATCGTGGTTGATCTTCAAGCTCTCTTATATCTCAAAGGAATGAAGATTGATTTTTCTTCCGATCTTCTATCGGGAGGATTCAAGTTCGTAAATCCCAATGCCAGCCGAACCTGCGGCTGCGGGACATCTTTCTCCGTTTAG
- a CDS encoding metal-sulfur cluster assembly factor translates to MINRDKVVEILKQCYDPEIPIDLWNLGLIYDIEILKSNNDKRSNINITMSLTTPGCAMGQYMANDIKDKLESLNEVDQASVQVTFEPPWTPDMMTAEARDKLGFNPQPPPMAQDEPGGWKQDDTT, encoded by the coding sequence ATGATAAATCGCGATAAAGTTGTTGAAATATTGAAGCAGTGTTACGATCCGGAAATTCCCATTGACTTGTGGAATCTGGGATTGATCTACGATATCGAAATTCTGAAGAGCAACAATGATAAACGGTCAAATATAAATATCACCATGTCACTCACCACGCCAGGCTGCGCTATGGGACAGTACATGGCCAACGATATTAAGGATAAGCTCGAAAGTCTCAACGAAGTCGATCAGGCATCGGTTCAAGTAACGTTCGAGCCACCGTGGACGCCCGACATGATGACCGCTGAAGCAAGGGATAAGCTCGGCTTCAACCCGCAACCGCCGCCTATGGCTCAAGATGAGCCCGGCGGATGGAAACAGGACGACACAACATGA
- a CDS encoding Rrf2 family transcriptional regulator — MLKLTKKTEYALMALRYLSNLKEGEKASAKEISDTCQIPYPLLAKVLQELSKKRFLEPVQGARGGYILIKPLNKISMTELFESLEGPLGIMDCFLEEECEIIDSCSIRTPIQRINRSLRNLFDDMTVLDVTN, encoded by the coding sequence ATGCTGAAACTGACGAAGAAGACCGAATATGCGCTCATGGCGCTGAGGTATCTGAGTAACCTTAAGGAGGGTGAAAAAGCGAGCGCAAAGGAGATTTCTGATACTTGCCAGATCCCCTACCCCCTTCTTGCCAAAGTACTTCAAGAGCTATCCAAGAAACGGTTTCTTGAACCGGTACAGGGAGCCCGGGGAGGATACATACTGATTAAACCTCTTAATAAGATCAGCATGACGGAGCTTTTCGAAAGCCTGGAAGGACCTCTCGGTATCATGGACTGTTTCCTTGAGGAGGAATGTGAGATCATCGATTCATGTTCTATTCGAACCCCTATCCAGCGGATTAATAGAAGTCTGAGAAATCTGTTTGACGATATGACTGTTCTAGACGTTACCAATTGA
- a CDS encoding cysteine desulfurase, whose product MDVATIRKDFPQLSRQVRDKPLTYLDNAATSQKPRVVINKINEYYQQYNANIHRAIYAIGEQATLEYESAREKVARFINAWETSSVIFTRGTTEAINLVAYSWGRHNLGPGDEILITEMEHHSNIIPWQLAARDTGATLRYIPIRSDGTLALNNPDEYFTDKTRLVSFIHQSNVFGTINPVREIYQMAKDVGALVLVDAAQSVPHSPMDIQTLGCDFLAFSGHKMLGPTGVGVLCGRQELLTGMEPFLGGGEMINSVTMEESTWNKPPWKFEAGTPNIAQVIGLGAAVDYLETIGIDSIERHERTLTRYALEALSAIPEVTIYGPGAERGGLVSFNVENVHPHDLAQVLDERGIAIRAGHHCAQPIMQKLDVPATARASFYLYNTTVEIDALCEGVTAAIDFMT is encoded by the coding sequence CTGGATGTTGCCACCATACGCAAGGACTTTCCTCAGTTATCGCGGCAAGTGCGAGACAAGCCACTCACTTACCTAGACAACGCCGCCACTTCACAAAAACCGCGGGTGGTCATCAATAAGATTAATGAATATTACCAGCAATACAACGCCAATATCCATCGGGCGATCTATGCCATCGGGGAACAGGCTACTCTCGAATACGAATCAGCCCGCGAAAAAGTGGCTCGATTCATCAACGCGTGGGAAACCAGTTCAGTGATCTTCACCAGAGGGACAACTGAGGCCATCAACCTTGTCGCTTACAGCTGGGGAAGGCACAATCTGGGCCCGGGAGACGAAATCCTCATCACTGAGATGGAACATCACAGCAACATAATCCCGTGGCAGTTGGCGGCCAGAGATACCGGAGCTACACTGAGATACATCCCTATCAGAAGCGACGGCACCCTGGCGCTGAACAATCCCGATGAATACTTCACTGACAAGACCAGACTGGTCTCGTTCATCCATCAGTCCAACGTGTTCGGCACAATCAATCCGGTCCGGGAAATCTATCAGATGGCCAAAGACGTAGGTGCTCTCGTACTGGTAGACGCTGCCCAGAGTGTCCCTCACTCTCCTATGGACATCCAGACGCTTGGATGCGATTTTCTCGCTTTTTCAGGCCACAAAATGCTTGGACCGACAGGCGTGGGCGTACTTTGTGGTCGCCAGGAACTTCTGACCGGGATGGAACCTTTCCTGGGTGGCGGAGAAATGATTAACTCAGTGACAATGGAAGAGTCAACCTGGAATAAGCCACCATGGAAGTTCGAGGCGGGGACACCTAATATTGCACAGGTTATCGGACTGGGTGCTGCCGTCGATTATCTCGAAACGATCGGCATTGACAGTATCGAAAGACACGAGAGGACGCTGACCCGATACGCTCTTGAGGCACTGTCGGCCATTCCTGAAGTCACTATTTACGGCCCCGGCGCTGAACGGGGCGGATTGGTGAGCTTCAACGTTGAAAACGTCCACCCCCACGATCTAGCACAGGTTCTTGATGAGAGAGGCATCGCTATCCGCGCAGGGCATCACTGTGCTCAGCCAATTATGCAGAAACTTGATGTGCCTGCTACGGCCAGAGCAAGTTTTTATCTTTATAATACAACCGTAGAAATCGACGCTCTATGTGAGGGTGTGACGGCAGCTATCGATTTTATGACTTGA